Below is a genomic region from Sporolituus thermophilus DSM 23256.
ATTTGGCGCGAAACCGTTGAAAAAGCAATAAGCCGCGCGGCGGAAATTCCTTTCGAATCGGAGCGCCGCCGGATGTCTGTCGTCTACCGGACGGCTGACGGAAACCACACTCTTTACGTTAAAGGTGCACCCGATACGGTTTTGGAACTTTGCCGCTATTATTACAACGGTACAACCGAAGTGCCTCTGACGCCGGAACTGGTCGCGTCCATCACAGCGGCCAACGAGAGCATGACTTCCCAGGCCCTACGTGTTTTGGCCGTTGCTTATCGGAACCTTTCCGCTGCTGAAGCGGTAAATGTCAGCGACGCAGAAGAGAGGGAACTTGTTTTTGTCGGCCTAGTTGGCATGATTGATCCGCCGCGGGAAGAGGCCAAAAGAGCTATAGCTTTGTGCAAACAAGCGGGCATTAAGACCGTGATGATTACGGGCGATCATCGCAATACAGCAATTGCTATTGCCAAAGAACTGCAAATGTATAAGGATGATTCTGATAAAGCTCTTACCGGGGCGGAACTTGACGCTTTAAGCGACGCCCAATTAGCCAAAATAGCCAATCAGGTATCGGTCTATGCCCGCGTATCGCCGGCCCATAAGCTGCGGATTGTTCGTGCCCTTCGTCAAAACGGTCATATTGTGGCGATGACCGGCGATGGCGTTAACGATGCCCCTGCTATTAAGGAAGCCGACATCGGCGTCGCCATGGGGATCACTGGAACTGACGTATCTAAGGAAGCTTCTTCTATGGTGCTGTTAGATGATAATTTTGCTACTATTGTCGGTGCGGTAGAAGAAGGCCGGGGTATTTACGATAATATTCGCAAGTTTATCCGCTATCTTTTATCATGCAATATCGGTGAAGTGCTTACAATGTTTATCGCCGCCCTTGCGGGAATGCCGCTCCCGCTATTACCAGTCCAAATTTTGTGGGTCAATCTTGTTACCGATGGCCTGCCGGCCATGGCGTTAGGCGTTGATCCCAGCGATCCGGATATTATGAACCGACCGCCCCGCCACCCAGCCGAAAGTGTTTTTTCGCGCGGTTTAATCTGGATAATCGTTACCCGCGGCATCCAAATTGGGTTGAGCACGGTTTTGGTTTTTGCCGCTGTATATTATTGGAAAGGCGATTTATCGCTGGCCCGTACGATGGCCTTCAGTACATTGGTCTTCTGCCAGTTGTTCCATGTTTTTGATTGCCGTTCTGAAGTATTAACCATTCATGAGATTGGCATACTTACCAATAAGTTTCTTGTATTGGCTGTTTTCTGTTCAATTACCATGCAATTGGCCGTAATCTATATCCCTTTCCTGCGCGGTATCTTTGAAACAGCTCCTTTATCGCTTATCGACTGGGCATGTGTGTTGGTTGTTTCCGGCTGGACTTTTATTCTCAGCACGTTACGGCATTTCTTGCGGCGGCGCCCTGGACGGCGCTATGCCGTAAGTTATAGATAATTGCCACGAGCGCATCAGGAGGAAAGAATAATGCAGTTCACAAAATGGCACGGACAAGGCAATGACTTTGTTATTGTTAACGGCTTTCAAGAGAAAATTGAGGACTATGCCCAAGCGGCGGTTAAAATCTGCGACCGTCATTTTGGGATAGGCGCCGATGGTTTAGTTATCGTCGGACCTTCGGAAACGGCCGATTTTCGGATGCGCATATTTAACTCCGACGGTAGCGAAGCGGAAATGTGTGGCAATGTGACTCGCTGCGTCGCTCGCTATGTCTATAAATACGGTCTTACGGACAAAACGAAAATTACTTTAGAGACCCTTGCCGGCCCCATTAAGCCCGAACTTGTTTTTGAAAATGGCGTTTTTCGAACCGTCCGGGTTGACATGGGTGAACCGCGCTTAAAGCGGGCACAGATTCCTATGATAGGCGAACCTGACGTGGAAGCTATTAACGTTCCGCTTGTGGTTAATGACAGGACTTATAACATTACTTGTGTATCGATGGGCAATCCTCACTGCGTGATTTTTGTGGACGATGTTGAGGAAATTGATTTACCGGCTATAGGGCCGCTCATCGAAAACCATCCAATCTTTCCCCGCAAAACAAACGTTGAGTTTGTTCAGGTGTTAAACGACCGTGAAATGCGGAT
It encodes:
- a CDS encoding calcium-transporting P-type ATPase, PMR1-type, with protein sequence MNSDKWYARTADEALAFWQTDPYDGLSSSEVKARLNKFGFNQMAEKPAEPWWKCFLAQFQDFMVLVLLAATLISAFLGEYSDAVTILAIVIINAILGFVQEYRAEQSMQALKQLAAPSARVIRNGMVQQVVARELVPGDILVLEAGDKIAADGRLIDDYNLQVEEAALTGESLPVRKIANRQFGENVPLGDRKNMIYAGTSVTRGRGKAVVCATGMRTEMGHIAGLIQASEEENTPLERRLENLGRWLVWGCLAICFVVMVTGIFKGEPLFFMLMSGISLAVAAIPEGLPAIVTVSLALGVQRMIKRNAIVRKLPAVETLGCTTVICSDKTGTLTQNAMTVRRIYTGGKLFDVSGTGYDIKGEFFLNGQEFDPKKDNSLQKCLLIGALCNNSVVKQNNVSITGLWRRKNSSGWTVEGDPTEGALVVAAAKAGIWRETVEKAISRAAEIPFESERRRMSVVYRTADGNHTLYVKGAPDTVLELCRYYYNGTTEVPLTPELVASITAANESMTSQALRVLAVAYRNLSAAEAVNVSDAEERELVFVGLVGMIDPPREEAKRAIALCKQAGIKTVMITGDHRNTAIAIAKELQMYKDDSDKALTGAELDALSDAQLAKIANQVSVYARVSPAHKLRIVRALRQNGHIVAMTGDGVNDAPAIKEADIGVAMGITGTDVSKEASSMVLLDDNFATIVGAVEEGRGIYDNIRKFIRYLLSCNIGEVLTMFIAALAGMPLPLLPVQILWVNLVTDGLPAMALGVDPSDPDIMNRPPRHPAESVFSRGLIWIIVTRGIQIGLSTVLVFAAVYYWKGDLSLARTMAFSTLVFCQLFHVFDCRSEVLTIHEIGILTNKFLVLAVFCSITMQLAVIYIPFLRGIFETAPLSLIDWACVLVVSGWTFILSTLRHFLRRRPGRRYAVSYR
- the dapF gene encoding diaminopimelate epimerase, coding for MQFTKWHGQGNDFVIVNGFQEKIEDYAQAAVKICDRHFGIGADGLVIVGPSETADFRMRIFNSDGSEAEMCGNVTRCVARYVYKYGLTDKTKITLETLAGPIKPELVFENGVFRTVRVDMGEPRLKRAQIPMIGEPDVEAINVPLVVNDRTYNITCVSMGNPHCVIFVDDVEEIDLPAIGPLIENHPIFPRKTNVEFVQVLNDREMRMRVWERGAGITLACGTGASATLVAAVLNGKAGRMATIHLDGGDLVVEWGNDNHVYMSGPAVEVFRGEYLLSL